The following coding sequences lie in one Xanthomonas hortorum pv. pelargonii genomic window:
- a CDS encoding oxidoreductase-like domain-containing protein has protein sequence MHDSAVSATDPRPQPPEPPAPNECCESGCPLCVHDLYAEELARYRQALAAWEARQQAGAP, from the coding sequence ATGCACGACAGCGCCGTTTCCGCCACCGATCCACGCCCGCAACCCCCCGAGCCGCCTGCGCCCAATGAGTGCTGCGAAAGCGGTTGTCCGTTGTGCGTGCATGATCTGTACGCCGAGGAACTGGCGCGCTACCGGCAGGCGCTGGCAGCCTGGGAAGCGCGTCAGCAAGCGGGTGCGCCGTAA
- a CDS encoding PA2169 family four-helix-bundle protein, whose amino-acid sequence MSIQSKTEHSLNDLIAISRDGKDFYDEAAAKVDDVELATLFRRIAGVKSDIVSNLSTVVAAAGGEPKTSGTMVGSMQQFYGKVRATLGDTKYGYVAELEESEDRLLKAFDETIADQDTPAAARDAALRLLPEVRACHDVMRNRKHAMKSAA is encoded by the coding sequence ATGAGCATTCAGAGCAAGACCGAGCATAGCCTCAACGACCTCATCGCCATTTCCCGCGACGGCAAGGACTTCTACGATGAAGCCGCAGCCAAGGTCGACGATGTAGAACTTGCGACGCTGTTCCGCCGCATCGCTGGCGTCAAGTCCGACATCGTCAGCAACCTGAGCACTGTTGTCGCAGCCGCCGGCGGCGAGCCGAAGACCAGCGGCACCATGGTCGGCAGCATGCAGCAGTTCTACGGCAAGGTCCGTGCAACGCTGGGCGACACCAAGTATGGCTACGTGGCAGAGCTGGAAGAGTCCGAAGACCGTCTGTTGAAGGCCTTCGATGAAACCATCGCCGACCAGGATACTCCGGCGGCTGCACGCGACGCCGCACTGCGCCTGCTTCCGGAAGTGCGTGCATGTCATGACGTGATGCGTAACCGCAAGCACGCGATGAAAAGCGCCGCATAA
- a CDS encoding HD domain-containing protein, with product MDATTPLPLQAEHLAALEQAYATPPRAYHHFGHVRALLQHYAEVAAGPGWQQPAEVWLAVLFHDAVYQPGRSDNEAESANWAAQCIPRWWPQAQVDVERVQSLILLTARHGQLQPQDVDAEAALFLDCDMAILAAPAAVFDAYDRAIAAEYRGHVPSVLFRLNRRRFLAGLLKRPRIFLSDDFHTRCDAAARANLRRRLGR from the coding sequence ATGGACGCCACCACACCACTGCCATTGCAGGCCGAGCACCTGGCCGCGCTCGAACAGGCCTATGCCACGCCACCGCGCGCCTACCATCACTTCGGCCATGTGCGCGCGCTGCTGCAGCATTACGCCGAAGTCGCCGCCGGGCCGGGCTGGCAGCAGCCGGCCGAGGTCTGGCTGGCGGTGTTGTTTCACGATGCGGTGTATCAGCCCGGGCGCAGCGACAACGAGGCGGAATCTGCCAACTGGGCGGCGCAGTGCATTCCGCGCTGGTGGCCGCAGGCGCAGGTGGATGTGGAGCGTGTGCAAAGCCTGATTCTGCTGACTGCACGTCACGGGCAACTGCAGCCGCAGGACGTGGACGCCGAAGCGGCGTTGTTTCTGGATTGCGACATGGCGATTCTCGCCGCACCGGCAGCGGTGTTCGATGCGTACGACCGTGCCATTGCCGCCGAATACCGCGGACATGTGCCAAGCGTGCTGTTCCGGCTCAACCGCCGGCGTTTTCTGGCCGGCCTGCTCAAGCGCCCGCGCATCTTCTTGAGCGATGACTTCCATACGCGCTGTGATGCGGCTGCGCGGGCCAATCTTCGCCGGCGGCTGGGTCGCTGA
- the thpR gene encoding RNA 2',3'-cyclic phosphodiesterase — MKQQFLYLSSAEAQLSLGLGEEKTTERLFFAVMADARTAEHAATIAEGLLGSGQVDGKPLARERLHVTLHHLGDYAGGLPPSLVSRASQAAERVALDAFDVVFDRVGTFGGRRSQLPCVLRGEEQVRGLYELQGALGRQLAHVGIAGDAQYTPHMTLLYCNQALPQRRCDTLAWTVREFALVRSFLGQSRYQIEGRWSLR, encoded by the coding sequence ATGAAACAGCAGTTCCTGTACCTGTCATCGGCCGAGGCGCAGTTGTCGCTGGGCCTGGGGGAAGAGAAGACCACCGAGCGTCTGTTTTTTGCGGTGATGGCCGATGCGCGCACTGCCGAGCATGCGGCAACCATCGCCGAAGGGTTGCTTGGTAGCGGTCAGGTCGATGGCAAGCCGCTTGCGCGCGAACGGCTGCATGTGACCTTGCATCATCTGGGCGATTACGCAGGCGGTTTGCCGCCGTCGTTGGTGAGCCGCGCCAGTCAGGCGGCCGAGCGCGTGGCGCTGGATGCATTCGACGTGGTGTTCGATCGGGTGGGCACCTTCGGTGGACGGCGTTCGCAGTTGCCGTGCGTGTTGCGCGGCGAAGAGCAAGTGCGCGGGTTGTATGAATTGCAAGGCGCACTGGGTCGGCAACTGGCGCATGTGGGCATTGCCGGCGATGCGCAGTACACGCCGCATATGACGCTGCTGTATTGCAATCAGGCGTTGCCGCAGCGGCGCTGCGATACGCTCGCCTGGACGGTGCGCGAGTTCGCGCTGGTGCGCAGCTTTCTCGGCCAATCGCGTTACCAGATCGAAGGCCGCTGGTCGCTGCGCTGA
- a CDS encoding virulence factor, with protein sequence MRRLEIWSALCGAAVLALSGAVAAQAPQPVSHGRFEQVPVLMPKGEPQRVVIWLSGAGNAAKRQAQAESLRADGAMVAMVDTAHLYAVLRKAGGTCAFSVGDVENFSRYLQAFYHIPTYRLPLLVGDGDGAALAYAIGAQAKPHVLAGVLTDGLCPAAVSDQAICQPGVRPGSNALLPVPLQIPWVLAGSRDKRCPAATEDSFLKQVPQARTFTRSAQGDILPGLRAAARSLGEQKGVALPPPPGGLADLPVVEVPAKPDGDSDDDTFVIFVSGDGGWAGLDEEVADALAAQGIPVVGLDSLRYFWTERTPQGFATDLDRIARFYAQRWQRQRVVLIGFSQGADVLPAAINKLPAQTRRNIRMTALLSVGKLADYEFHVSNWLGSDDDGLPIAPEVQRLPAGTTVCIYGQDDEDALCPSLPAQAAKRVALPGDHHFKGDYATLAKVIMEQLHGLSKP encoded by the coding sequence ATGCGACGACTTGAGATTTGGAGCGCGCTCTGCGGCGCGGCGGTGTTGGCGCTATCGGGCGCGGTCGCCGCACAGGCGCCGCAACCGGTGAGCCATGGCCGTTTCGAGCAGGTGCCGGTGCTGATGCCCAAGGGCGAGCCGCAGCGTGTGGTGATCTGGCTGAGCGGTGCCGGCAATGCCGCCAAGCGCCAGGCGCAGGCAGAAAGCTTGCGTGCCGATGGCGCGATGGTGGCGATGGTGGACACCGCGCATCTGTACGCGGTGCTGCGCAAGGCCGGCGGTACCTGCGCGTTCTCGGTGGGCGATGTGGAGAACTTTTCCCGCTATCTGCAGGCCTTCTATCACATCCCCACCTACCGTCTGCCATTGCTGGTCGGCGACGGCGATGGAGCGGCACTGGCTTATGCGATCGGTGCACAAGCCAAGCCGCATGTGCTGGCCGGCGTGCTCACCGATGGGCTGTGCCCGGCGGCGGTCTCCGACCAGGCGATCTGCCAGCCGGGCGTGCGTCCGGGCAGCAACGCGCTGCTCCCGGTGCCGCTGCAGATTCCCTGGGTGCTGGCCGGCAGCCGGGACAAGCGTTGCCCGGCCGCGACCGAAGATAGCTTCCTCAAGCAGGTGCCGCAGGCGCGCACGTTCACGCGTTCCGCGCAGGGCGATATCTTGCCGGGCCTGCGCGCTGCCGCCCGCTCGTTGGGCGAGCAGAAGGGCGTGGCGCTGCCGCCGCCGCCGGGCGGGCTGGCCGATCTGCCAGTGGTGGAAGTGCCGGCCAAACCCGACGGCGACAGCGACGACGACACCTTTGTGATCTTCGTCTCCGGTGATGGTGGCTGGGCGGGTCTGGATGAAGAAGTGGCCGACGCGCTGGCCGCGCAGGGCATTCCGGTGGTGGGCCTGGATTCGCTGCGTTACTTCTGGACCGAACGCACGCCGCAAGGCTTCGCGACCGATCTGGACCGCATCGCGCGCTTCTATGCGCAGCGTTGGCAGCGCCAGCGGGTGGTGCTGATCGGCTTTTCGCAAGGCGCAGACGTGTTGCCGGCAGCGATCAACAAGCTACCGGCGCAGACCAGGCGGAACATCCGCATGACGGCGCTGTTGTCGGTGGGCAAGCTGGCGGACTACGAGTTCCATGTCAGCAACTGGCTGGGTTCGGACGACGATGGCCTGCCGATCGCGCCGGAAGTGCAGCGTCTGCCTGCCGGCACCACGGTGTGCATCTACGGCCAGGACGATGAGGACGCGCTTTGCCCGAGCCTGCCGGCGCAGGCGGCCAAGCGGGTTGCGCTGCCGGGCGATCATCACTTCAAGGGCGATTACGCCACCTTGGCCAAGGTGATCATGGAGCAGTTGCACGGGCTGTCGAAGCCGTGA
- a CDS encoding RidA family protein — protein MVQRFDTGPRMSEMAVHGGVCYLAGQIAEDTSEDITGQTRQVLGEIDKLLAQAASDKTKVLRAEIFLADIADFDGMNKAWDEWVPHGFTPARATVEAKLARPEWKVEIVITAAAG, from the coding sequence ATGGTGCAGCGATTCGATACAGGTCCGCGGATGTCCGAAATGGCCGTGCATGGCGGCGTGTGCTATCTGGCCGGCCAGATTGCCGAGGACACCAGCGAAGACATCACCGGGCAGACCCGCCAGGTGCTGGGCGAAATCGACAAATTGCTGGCGCAGGCGGCCAGCGACAAGACCAAGGTCCTGCGTGCGGAAATCTTCCTGGCCGACATCGCCGATTTCGATGGCATGAACAAGGCCTGGGACGAGTGGGTGCCGCATGGCTTTACGCCCGCACGCGCCACCGTCGAAGCCAAACTGGCGCGGCCGGAGTGGAAGGTGGAAATCGTGATCACCGCTGCGGCGGGCTGA
- the mprF gene encoding bifunctional lysylphosphatidylglycerol flippase/synthetase MprF, translating into MTDTPVSSETPASGWRRALPVIISLAILAMALHALSSQFTDHGYRQIRQAFRELGVGQIALTLLLGLSSYACLVGFDWVGLKRTGKRLHPARVGITAFMAHAVGQTLGFAALTGGAVRLRGYGSVGLTLAEIGQVVLMSTLGFIFGAWVLLGLALMLEPEAAARALPIAAEGIRIAGIALLVGYVAMLVLVGRQGREFGIRSHRFWLPDRTTVLGVTALSVVELGLAAAAFYVLLPPDPGTGYFGFIGIWLVAVVAGLISTVPAGLGVFEWSLLKLLPHVTPAAVLAAALAYRVTYYIVPLLISVAMAAASGLGAPVRASASTARTVWKAFRPWLPQILALAVFAVGAALMIDGTLPTPRARQQVAPLPLIETSHLLVSLGGMLLLLIGQGLQRRSHAAWALALGVCVLLPPLSLLRGSHISVSLSAALAAVALWAARREFYRQGALLDEAWSWRWLSNLGLVLVATFWLLFFVYSHVEYSNDLWWQFATSANAPRALRAALILCVGVIVFGMARLLRGGRRPMPAADAQTLQTLAPILAISTDTQACLALTGDKAFLLDEQGRGFVMMQRYGGSLISMGDPVGPPEVARALMWRFREEADHMGLRPVFYQVGEKYWQTYLDMGLTLVKLGEEAIVPLEGFTLEGRDRADLRQAWNRGKRGGLTFRMLQPEQVEAVLPQLAEVSEQWLEEKAGEEKGFSLGSFDAEYLRRFPVAVAEAEGQIMAFANVWWAPAGGELSVDLMRHSAQAPKGTMDFLFIELFLWGQANGYTRFSLGMAPLSGMAEHRLAGRWNRFASLVARHGERFYGFSGLRRFKSKFAPTWRPRYLVAPGGMHLPAALLDVTRLISVDPGRQE; encoded by the coding sequence ATGACGGATACCCCCGTGTCTTCCGAAACGCCCGCCAGCGGTTGGCGTCGCGCCCTGCCGGTGATCATCAGCCTGGCGATCCTGGCGATGGCGCTGCACGCGCTGTCCTCTCAGTTCACTGACCACGGCTATCGGCAGATCCGCCAGGCGTTCCGTGAACTGGGGGTCGGCCAGATCGCGCTCACCCTGCTGCTGGGCTTGAGCAGCTACGCCTGCCTGGTGGGCTTTGACTGGGTGGGGCTCAAGCGCACCGGCAAGCGCTTGCATCCGGCGCGGGTGGGCATCACCGCGTTCATGGCGCACGCGGTCGGGCAGACATTGGGCTTTGCTGCACTGACCGGCGGCGCGGTGCGCTTGCGCGGTTATGGCAGCGTGGGGCTGACCCTGGCCGAGATCGGCCAGGTAGTGCTGATGAGCACACTGGGCTTCATCTTCGGCGCCTGGGTGCTGCTTGGCCTGGCCTTGATGCTGGAACCGGAAGCGGCCGCACGCGCCCTGCCGATCGCTGCCGAAGGCATCCGCATTGCGGGCATCGCCCTGCTGGTCGGCTACGTGGCGATGCTGGTATTGGTCGGCAGACAGGGCCGCGAATTCGGCATCCGCAGCCATCGCTTCTGGCTGCCCGATCGCACCACGGTGCTGGGGGTGACCGCGCTGAGCGTGGTCGAACTGGGCCTGGCTGCGGCCGCGTTCTACGTGCTGCTGCCGCCGGATCCGGGCACCGGCTATTTCGGTTTTATCGGCATCTGGTTGGTGGCAGTGGTCGCCGGCCTGATCTCCACCGTGCCGGCCGGCCTGGGCGTGTTCGAGTGGAGCCTGCTCAAGCTGCTGCCACATGTCACCCCCGCCGCGGTGCTGGCCGCGGCGCTGGCCTACCGGGTCACCTACTACATCGTGCCGTTGCTGATCTCGGTGGCAATGGCGGCCGCTTCCGGCCTGGGTGCGCCAGTGCGCGCCAGTGCGAGCACCGCACGCACGGTGTGGAAGGCGTTTCGCCCGTGGCTGCCGCAGATTCTGGCCTTGGCGGTGTTTGCGGTGGGTGCGGCGCTGATGATCGACGGCACCTTGCCCACCCCGCGCGCGCGTCAGCAAGTGGCGCCGCTGCCGCTGATCGAAACCTCGCATCTGCTGGTCAGCCTGGGCGGCATGTTGTTGCTGCTGATCGGCCAAGGCCTGCAACGCCGCAGCCATGCGGCCTGGGCGCTGGCGCTGGGCGTGTGCGTGCTGCTGCCGCCGCTGTCGCTGTTGCGCGGCAGCCATATCTCGGTCTCGCTGTCGGCCGCATTGGCGGCGGTTGCGCTGTGGGCGGCACGCCGTGAGTTCTATCGCCAGGGCGCGCTGCTGGACGAAGCCTGGTCGTGGCGCTGGCTGAGCAATCTGGGCCTGGTGCTGGTGGCCACCTTCTGGCTGCTGTTTTTCGTCTACAGCCATGTCGAATACAGCAACGACCTGTGGTGGCAGTTCGCCACCTCGGCCAATGCCCCGCGTGCGCTGCGCGCGGCGCTGATCCTGTGCGTGGGCGTGATCGTGTTCGGCATGGCGCGCCTGCTGCGTGGCGGGCGCCGCCCGATGCCGGCCGCCGATGCGCAGACGCTGCAGACGCTGGCACCGATTCTGGCCATCAGCACCGACACCCAGGCCTGCCTGGCGTTGACCGGCGACAAGGCGTTTTTGCTCGATGAGCAGGGGCGTGGGTTTGTGATGATGCAGCGCTACGGCGGCTCGCTGATCTCGATGGGCGACCCGGTCGGCCCGCCGGAGGTTGCGCGCGCATTGATGTGGCGTTTCCGCGAAGAGGCCGACCACATGGGCCTGCGCCCGGTGTTCTACCAGGTCGGCGAAAAATACTGGCAGACCTACCTCGACATGGGGCTGACCCTGGTCAAGCTGGGCGAAGAGGCGATCGTGCCCCTGGAAGGCTTCACCCTGGAAGGCCGCGACCGTGCCGACCTGCGCCAGGCCTGGAACCGAGGCAAGCGCGGCGGCCTGACCTTCCGCATGCTGCAACCCGAGCAAGTGGAGGCGGTGCTGCCGCAGCTGGCCGAGGTGTCCGAGCAATGGCTGGAAGAAAAAGCCGGCGAAGAGAAAGGCTTTTCGTTGGGCAGCTTCGATGCGGAGTACCTGCGACGGTTTCCGGTAGCGGTGGCCGAGGCGGAAGGACAGATCATGGCCTTCGCCAACGTGTGGTGGGCGCCGGCCGGCGGCGAGCTGTCGGTGGATCTGATGCGCCACAGTGCGCAGGCGCCCAAGGGCACCATGGACTTCCTGTTTATCGAGCTGTTCCTGTGGGGCCAGGCCAATGGCTACACGCGCTTCTCGCTGGGCATGGCGCCACTGTCGGGCATGGCCGAGCATCGACTGGCCGGCCGCTGGAACCGTTTCGCCAGCCTGGTCGCGCGGCACGGCGAACGCTTCTACGGATTCAGCGGCTTGCGCCGCTTCAAGTCGAAGTTCGCGCCGACCTGGCGCCCGCGCTATCTGGTCGCGCCGGGCGGCATGCACTTGCCGGCGGCGTTGCTGGATGTGACTCGCTTGATCTCGGTGGATCCTGGCAGGCAGGAATAA
- a CDS encoding DUF998 domain-containing protein: MGNACDYRAAAQTRRPCPPRWSGYAGAITAGTGVAFIALVVLLQWLRGDLDWIDAQLSAYLHGAYGLLLRTAYCLLAAAMAWLALGLYAALARVACSRTVVGLFCMAAVGLSAVAIGDSWMPVLAPDVATMVHLLSANTAFLCVIAAILLQSWYFRRDRWWRQHLVPAFGLGLVAFALLLFHVSVTSAPPGISQKSAIVAIVSWMVLVGRWLACDVRAQAACLPHSRDNARVNQP, encoded by the coding sequence ATGGGAAATGCATGCGATTACCGCGCTGCTGCGCAAACCCGGCGGCCATGTCCGCCACGCTGGAGCGGTTACGCCGGTGCGATCACCGCAGGGACGGGCGTGGCCTTCATCGCTCTGGTGGTGTTGCTGCAATGGCTGCGCGGCGATCTGGACTGGATCGATGCACAACTGAGTGCCTACCTGCACGGCGCTTACGGCTTGCTGCTGCGCACCGCCTATTGCCTGCTGGCCGCAGCCATGGCGTGGCTGGCGCTGGGCCTGTACGCGGCGCTGGCGCGGGTCGCATGCAGTCGCACGGTGGTGGGCTTGTTCTGCATGGCGGCAGTAGGTCTGAGCGCGGTGGCGATCGGCGACAGCTGGATGCCGGTGCTCGCACCCGACGTGGCGACGATGGTGCATCTGTTGTCGGCCAATACCGCATTTCTGTGCGTAATTGCAGCGATATTGCTGCAATCCTGGTATTTCCGTCGTGATCGTTGGTGGCGGCAGCACCTCGTGCCGGCATTCGGTCTGGGCTTGGTGGCATTTGCGCTGTTGTTGTTCCACGTCAGCGTCACCAGCGCGCCGCCGGGCATCAGCCAGAAGAGTGCCATCGTGGCGATCGTGTCCTGGATGGTGCTGGTGGGGCGGTGGCTGGCGTGCGACGTACGTGCGCAGGCTGCATGTTTGCCGCATTCGCGGGACAATGCCCGGGTCAATCAACCGTAG
- a CDS encoding SAM-dependent methyltransferase — protein MSTVTIPPSSLPEESFATRLAESGLLPDAALRYGIRRLCAQRLRDERGDGADASGERQRAFIDSLRASAIAIETDAANRQHYELPPQFFTLCLGRRLKYSSCYWDATTPDLDAAEERMLALYGERAELTDGQRILELGCGWGSLTVWMAERYPGATITAVSNSRPQRAHILEQCRVRGLSNVQVITADVNALALPPGNFDRVVSVEMFEHMRNYRELLTRVGSRLAPGGKLFVHVFCHRDLAYPFEVAGEDNWMGRHFFTGGLMPATDTLLHFQQDVVIEQRWVLSGEHYEKTANAWLENQDRHREQIMPLLKQTYGDDAQRWWQRWRMFWLACAELFGYDQGREWGVAHYRFIKR, from the coding sequence ATGTCTACCGTTACCATCCCGCCCTCCTCGCTGCCCGAAGAATCCTTCGCCACCCGGCTGGCCGAATCCGGCCTGCTGCCCGATGCCGCGCTACGCTACGGCATCCGCCGACTGTGCGCGCAGCGCTTGCGCGATGAGCGCGGCGACGGCGCCGATGCCAGCGGCGAACGTCAACGCGCGTTTATCGACAGCCTGCGTGCCAGTGCGATCGCGATCGAAACCGATGCCGCCAATCGCCAGCACTACGAGTTGCCGCCGCAGTTCTTCACCCTGTGCCTGGGGCGCCGGCTCAAATACAGCAGCTGCTATTGGGACGCGACCACGCCGGATCTGGATGCCGCCGAAGAACGCATGCTGGCGCTGTACGGCGAGCGTGCCGAGCTGACCGACGGCCAGCGCATTCTGGAACTGGGCTGCGGCTGGGGCTCGCTGACCGTGTGGATGGCCGAACGCTATCCCGGCGCCACCATCACCGCGGTGTCCAACTCACGCCCGCAGCGCGCGCATATTCTGGAACAGTGCCGCGTACGCGGCTTGAGCAACGTGCAGGTCATCACTGCCGACGTCAACGCGCTGGCGCTGCCGCCGGGCAATTTCGACCGTGTGGTGTCGGTGGAAATGTTCGAGCACATGCGCAATTACCGCGAGCTGCTGACGCGCGTCGGCAGCCGGCTGGCGCCGGGCGGCAAGCTGTTCGTGCATGTCTTCTGCCATCGCGATCTGGCCTACCCGTTCGAAGTGGCCGGCGAAGATAACTGGATGGGGCGGCACTTTTTCACCGGCGGGCTGATGCCGGCCACCGACACCTTGCTGCATTTCCAGCAGGATGTCGTGATCGAACAGCGTTGGGTGCTGTCGGGCGAGCATTACGAAAAGACCGCCAATGCCTGGCTGGAGAATCAGGACCGCCACCGCGAGCAGATCATGCCGCTGCTGAAGCAGACCTACGGCGACGATGCGCAGCGCTGGTGGCAGCGCTGGCGGATGTTCTGGCTGGCGTGTGCGGAGCTGTTCGGTTACGACCAGGGCCGCGAATGGGGCGTGGCGCACTATCGCTTCATCAAGCGTTGA
- a CDS encoding MFS transporter has product MSDTDLSPPPVSRRDYVLILFALAMGGFAIGISEFSTMGLMTQIAQGLQISEPQVGHIISAYALGVVVGAPLLAILGARWPRRTLLLLLMVFYALGNLASALAPSYHTMLLCRFIAGLPHGAYFGVASLVAASISPPNQRATAVGRVLMGLSIALLVGNPLATWLGQIVSWRWAYAAVSVLALCTVAAVAARLPPAPDEPRQQPLRELRAFNQPQVWLALAIGAVGFSGMFCVFSYLAPTLTAVTGVEPARIPLAMVAFGVGGVLGSILGGWLFDRMQFRAVPVLLVWSVVVMLTFPLAAQSGLWVFVSIVAVGTMGALAPALQTRLMDVAAEAQTLAAASNHAAFNTANALGPWLGGMAITAGWGWTSTGYVGAATALGGLLVYALAVWQERRQRVLVAS; this is encoded by the coding sequence ATGTCCGATACCGATCTCTCACCGCCGCCCGTCTCGCGGCGCGATTACGTGCTGATCCTGTTTGCGTTGGCGATGGGCGGCTTTGCGATCGGCATCAGCGAATTCTCGACCATGGGGTTGATGACACAGATCGCGCAGGGGCTGCAGATCAGCGAGCCGCAGGTCGGTCACATCATCAGTGCCTATGCGTTAGGTGTGGTGGTCGGGGCACCGTTGCTGGCGATTCTTGGCGCGCGCTGGCCACGGCGCACCTTGTTGCTGCTGTTGATGGTGTTTTACGCGTTGGGCAACCTGGCCAGTGCGTTGGCGCCAAGCTATCACACGATGTTGCTGTGCCGCTTTATCGCCGGTTTGCCGCATGGTGCGTACTTCGGCGTGGCCTCGTTGGTGGCCGCATCGATCAGCCCGCCCAATCAACGCGCCACTGCGGTGGGCCGCGTGTTGATGGGCTTGAGCATCGCCTTGCTGGTAGGCAACCCGCTGGCGACCTGGCTGGGCCAGATCGTGAGCTGGCGGTGGGCGTACGCGGCGGTGTCGGTGCTTGCGCTGTGCACGGTTGCCGCAGTGGCAGCGCGCTTGCCGCCTGCGCCGGACGAGCCACGTCAACAGCCGTTGCGCGAGCTGCGCGCGTTCAATCAGCCGCAGGTGTGGCTGGCATTGGCAATCGGCGCGGTGGGTTTTTCCGGCATGTTCTGCGTCTTCAGTTATCTGGCGCCGACCTTGACTGCCGTCACCGGCGTGGAGCCGGCGCGGATTCCCCTGGCCATGGTGGCGTTCGGTGTCGGTGGTGTGCTCGGCAGCATCCTGGGCGGCTGGCTGTTCGATCGTATGCAGTTCCGCGCGGTGCCGGTACTGTTGGTGTGGTCGGTGGTGGTGATGCTGACGTTTCCGTTGGCCGCGCAATCGGGCCTGTGGGTGTTCGTCTCCATCGTGGCCGTGGGTACCATGGGCGCGTTGGCCCCCGCATTGCAGACGCGTTTGATGGATGTGGCAGCCGAAGCGCAGACCCTGGCGGCGGCATCCAACCATGCGGCGTTCAATACTGCCAATGCATTGGGCCCATGGCTGGGGGGCATGGCGATCACCGCAGGCTGGGGATGGACGTCCACCGGCTATGTGGGTGCGGCAACCGCGCTGGGCGGTTTGTTGGTGTACGCGCTGGCGGTGTGGCAGGAGCGTCGGCAACGTGTGTTGGTGGCGAGCTGA
- a CDS encoding alkene reductase has protein sequence MINFNWLLMSKSTESPLFSPVRLGALDLANRVIMAPLTRNRAVAGQVPSPLAAEYYGQRASAGLIVAEGTQISPLGQGYLDTPGIHSKEQIEGWRAVTEEVHRRGGKIVLQLWHVGRVSHTSVLPPGESPVAPSAIRAEGKTFTKNGFEDVSEPRALALDEIPALIEDYRIAARNAIDAGFDGVEVHAANGYLLDQFLRDGSNQRTDAYGGDIENRTRLLAEVVQAIADEIGAERTGVRLSPVTPVYGMHDSDPQPLFERAVERLNLIGGLAFVHVIEGATGGPRDNVAFDYAALRAKFDGTWIANNSYDKALSEKAIDSGYADAIAYGRPYIANPDLVRRLRENAPLADFDQATMYGGGAEGYTDYPALPN, from the coding sequence GTGATCAACTTCAACTGGTTGCTGATGTCCAAATCCACTGAATCTCCGTTGTTCTCCCCGGTGCGCCTGGGCGCGCTGGATCTTGCCAACCGCGTGATCATGGCGCCGCTGACGCGCAACCGCGCCGTCGCCGGTCAGGTGCCCTCGCCGCTCGCCGCCGAGTATTACGGCCAGCGTGCCAGCGCCGGATTGATCGTGGCCGAAGGCACCCAGATCAGCCCGCTCGGTCAGGGTTATCTCGACACGCCCGGCATCCACAGCAAAGAACAAATCGAAGGCTGGCGGGCGGTCACCGAGGAAGTGCATCGCCGCGGCGGCAAGATCGTGTTGCAGCTGTGGCATGTGGGCCGCGTGTCGCATACCAGCGTGCTGCCGCCGGGCGAATCGCCGGTCGCGCCCAGCGCCATCCGCGCCGAAGGCAAGACCTTCACCAAGAATGGCTTTGAAGATGTGTCCGAGCCGCGCGCACTGGCGCTGGACGAAATCCCCGCCCTGATCGAGGACTACCGCATCGCCGCGCGCAACGCCATCGATGCGGGCTTTGACGGCGTGGAAGTGCATGCAGCCAACGGCTACCTGCTCGACCAGTTCCTGCGTGACGGTTCCAACCAGCGCACCGACGCGTACGGCGGCGATATCGAAAACCGCACTCGCCTGCTGGCCGAAGTAGTGCAGGCCATTGCCGACGAGATCGGCGCCGAGCGCACCGGTGTGCGCCTGTCGCCGGTCACACCGGTATACGGCATGCACGACTCCGATCCGCAGCCCTTGTTCGAGCGTGCGGTCGAGCGTCTCAACCTGATCGGCGGGCTGGCCTTCGTGCACGTGATCGAAGGTGCAACCGGCGGTCCGCGCGACAACGTGGCCTTCGACTACGCCGCGCTGCGCGCGAAGTTCGACGGTACCTGGATCGCCAACAACAGCTACGACAAGGCGCTGTCCGAAAAGGCCATCGACAGCGGCTATGCCGATGCGATCGCCTACGGCCGCCCCTACATCGCCAACCCGGATCTGGTGCGTCGCCTGCGCGAAAACGCCCCGCTGGCCGACTTCGACCAGGCCACCATGTACGGCGGCGGTGCCGAAGGCTATACCGACTACCCCGCATTGCCGAACTAA